Proteins encoded together in one Triticum dicoccoides isolate Atlit2015 ecotype Zavitan chromosome 7B, WEW_v2.0, whole genome shotgun sequence window:
- the LOC119339579 gene encoding uncharacterized protein LOC119339579, whose translation MSTTSVRRPCLLALAAILAILLSFPPETAQYVHGPLLNYPPLTAQVSYDPPWSDEYWANEPVVGEAATVAARRAEAGGYAYGCARLWLAWGCPPAPGEGVNGTLVYGRRSYDRELDRFEEERRHCSVDRVHRNHPEEHLFRRTYPATRFDLYCCACCFSCGPYYKK comes from the coding sequence ATGTCCACCACCTCCGTGCGCCGCCCCTGCCTGCTCGCCCTCGCCGCCATCCTCGCCATCCTCCTCAGCTTTCCGCCGGAGACGGCGCAATATGTCCATGGTCCTCTCCTCAACTATCCACCGCTAACGGCGCAAGTATCATATGATCCTCCGTGGTCCGACGAGTACTGGGCCAACGAGCCCGTCGTCGGCGAGGCGGCCACCGTCGCCGCCAGACGCGCGGAGGCGGGCGGCTACGCGTACGGCTGCGCCAGGCTATGGCTCGCATGGGGCTGCCCTCCCGCTCCCGGCGAGGGGGTCAACGGAACCCTGGTCTACGGGAGGCGGTCCTATGATCGGGAGCTGGATCGCTTCGAGGAGGAGAGGCGGCACTGCAGCGTCGACCGCGTCCATCGGAACCATCCGGAGGAACACCTCTTCCGTCGCACCTACCCGGCGACTAGATTTGATCTTTACTGTTGTGCCTGTTGCTTTTCATGTGGTCCCTACtacaaaaaataa